GTCTTAATTAAGTAATCCAAAACGAGAAGCCGGACTATGTCCGGCCATAAACGTAACCAGCAGACAGGTTATAATGCCCGCGCTTTACACCTGCATGAATATGATTGGACCTTATTAGTAGACTATGTGTGTATGATCCAATTATTGTGAAGCATACTGCAAACACCTGATACCAGTCAGCCAATACAAACGCGACTTCAGTGCTCTGCCTGAACTAATGCTATGCTTCATTAAGTTATTTTCAcagtcgattattttctcaattaatcaattagtttttttggtctataaaatgccagaaaattgtgaaaaatgtcagttttttccaaagcccaagatgacgttctcaaatgtcttgttttcaaaactcaaagatattcagtttactgtcaaagAGGTgtaaagaaactagaaaatattcgcatttaagaagctggaatcagataatttataactttttttaattaaaaatgactcaaaccgagatccttggcaattaatttaatagttgacaactaatcaattgaTCTTTGCAGCTCAACATTAAGTAATGATAATTGGCTATCTCGGGTTTTCAGAGCCCTAAAAAATGCCAtcaaattgcttattttgtAAAGAgtccaaaagttaaaaaaaaaaatttgagcATCTGGATTGTGTTTCTATAAAATGTTTGGTGTTCTTACTCTTATTTCTTTCAATATAAGCATGACATATTAAGCACAATATCTGAACTTTTTGTTGTGCTCGGATCAGGACGTGTGCCCATGAGGTCGTCACCACTGGTCCTGCTCCTCCTGATCGGCGTCCAGGCTGTACTGAACATGGGAGGTGGATTGGCTCGGTGCGCCGGGGCAGCCAACCACAAAGTAGGACAGCAGAcggcagccaatcacagagcagGACAGCAACAGACAGCAGCGGGGGACCACCATTGTTCACAGGAGCATCACAGGACCAGCCACGACAGGACCAAGAGACCCCATCGGgcagcttcacacacacaggataaGAGCCCTGCCGTTGGGCACTCTATGTCGAATTCCCCTCTTGACCCCTCCATCCCAGTGGTGGATCCCAAGCTCTTCTCCAAGAGACGTTACCGCTCCTCACCCCGTGTTGTCTTCAGTGAGGTGGCCCCATCACACGATGCCCTGGAAGGTGAGGACTATGACATTGAAGGGGTGAGGGGGGTGAGAGTAAGGCGCAGAGCAGGATCGCGCACCATGCACCGAGGAGAGTACTCAGTATGTGACAGCATAAATACCTGGGTGGGCAACCTGACACAAGCAACAGACATAGCTGGGAATGAGGTGACAGTGCTGCCCAATGTTACAATCAACAACGTGGTGAAGAAACAGTTCTTCTATGAGACCACCTGCCGTTCCCCTACGCACAGAGGCTCTGGGACTGCAAATGGGGGACGGACAGGGGCACGGGGTGGCAAACAGAGTCCCAGATCAGGCAACTCGGGCTGTCTTGGCATTGACAGTCGCCATTGGAACTCCTACTGCACCAACACCCACATATTCGTAAGCGCCCTGACCATCTTCAAGGAACGGACAGCCTGGCGTTTCATCCGCATCAacgctgcatgtgtgtgtgttctcagtcGGAAGTCTTGGGCGGGACGTCTGGGGCACTGACCGGGGAGGACGACTCCTGACCACTTAACTAAGAACCAAGCACACACATTTCTACTAAACAGCCACTGCAGCTTTATTGCCAATACTGTAATCCTCTTCCCCACctccaaacatacacacacacacacacacacacacacacacacacacacagcttcatcTATCCAACCTCTTGGCCCCTGACCCTACCTCAGTCCGGGAAGTCCTGGTTGTTTTAACTTATAAGGACTGCATGTCATATTTATGGTTTATACAgtcaaatatgaaaatatatacatatttgtatatatgCAAAATGAATTTAAGcttttaatgttgttgttgttgttgttgttgttgttgttgttgttgttgttcatgctgttatttattaaacacctCAGTACTTGCCTGGTTTCTTGTGTCAGTTTAAGATAGTGTTGATGTTTACAATTTGGCTTTAAACCTGCTCTTATCAATATTTTCATGTTAATAATTGACGTTGAAATATGAAAGAGGTTGGTCATAGTGAGAGAATTAACACCCAACACAAGGTGGCTTTTTAAGtatctttcagctcattattttgtttttggtccgcaatttttctgttttggttcagtctcaccgctctcatcagTGTTGTCTCCAAATGcaacaggcagctgtttttagtGAAAAGCTCTGAATAAGCCCACCGTGCGGTACCTGTACAGTACCAAACAGAAGAGAGACAAAGTTACATAATAGCTGGTGAACActgtggagcatttagcaactAAAGAGCCACATATTGTGAGTATTGGACTTACATTGTCATTGCACAACTCTAAATGAATGGTAATGCTGCTGTGTCTGCTCAACATGCTTGCTAACAAGCTCTCCATCAATTTTATGAGGTTAAAATATGTGACCAAGTGGCCAGAATCAATTACAAGGTAGTCACAAGGGTCACAAGGTAAATCTAAGGGGTTGTGAAATAGGATAGGAAATAAGGAAAAACTTTTTCGTTTTAACTCTTCTTTAATCCTTCTCTTTTTCGTGAAATAGTTACCTTGTTAGTTACCTCTTCAGCTCCTAAAACACAGTCTGAGAGGAGAACAACAATTCAATAGATCTGTTCACAACCCAACATGCTCAAAAGAGGATTGCAAGTTGTTTGCCTCATAATATTTTACAAGCACAAAAGGTTGTCAAATCTCCCATAGGTGCTTAATTGGTAAGGGCTGTGAGCATATGATTCACATAATTTTCATGCTCATCAAACCATTCAGTAACCCCTCTTTCCCTGTATGGAAGCATCTGCATTTGGTATGTTTCTCCACTTACTTATTCAGGTTATTTCTGTAATTTGTTACCAATTTGTACATAAAGATCAGTGCAGATTAACCAAGAGGAATGACTATAGCTCAGATTTCATCTGGcacaatataaaaactatatggcaaaaacagagaaaagtatTTTGTAATACATGGCCAATTTCCAATGTGTATAGTATAGAGCACTTTTTTGCGGTAATTTGGTAAACAAAAGTATATTTAGGAACATATACAAATGTGCAAATTCTGACTCAGGGCTCCTCTTCAACACAGGTAGACAAGTAATTATATAATGTAtcgtaatataatgtaataatgcaCTCACCTCTCCTCATCATTTGGGTTGACTTTGTTCTTTGATGGTGCATATTCCcaggaaaatatgcaattaatcaaattacccAAAACAAACTGACACTAAATATATCCATGGGACTCTCTCAGGATCTTTGTCTGGCTTGCAATTCTGCCCTGTATACtgcagattatttctctgttagCCTGAGAATCTGTGCCAATCACAGACATCCGCAAAAGACGAGAAGAAGAGCATTTCATGTTTGCCGTCACACCAATTTATTTCAGTCTCACAGTGGATGTCTGGGACAGGTTTTGCAAGAATATGCTTCCCTCTTGTGGTGAAGTTGAAAACTATATATGATAAATATTGGTGCCAAATGAACAGGAGaggaaactctctctctctctctctctctctctctctctctctctctctctctctctctcttctttgctCTCTTCTCACACCTTTCCTTACATCATCACCCTCCCCAGGTGCTTATGTGCTCTCACCTTCACCAATGCTGCTGCTTCACAGATCATACAAGATGTTATTCAGATCTGGGTATGTTGCCAGGAAACCTCATCGCAGCAAGGCTGTttgatgaaagttttttttcagaaggTGACCTCAGATAACATCTCACTTTGGCAGGAGCTGGAAACAGGCTGTGCAGTATGTTAACAGTTTCCCGTTTTCTCAGTTTTGCTGCAGTAGGTGTGAAGTGCatgcaaagagagaaagatacaTTCTGGCTGCAACCTACACACTCCTAAGTAGAGATAAGGACTAGGAGaggcttttttaaataatgtatccCATCTTTTGTACTTTAAAAATTGTTTCCAGGTCAAGTTGGCAAACACAGACGTAGatgaatacagtaaataaatagcGCTCCTTGTCAAAGAGTCTTTAAACAAGTCACCAGCTTCTCTGTGACAATTTGTAAAACCCTGCATTTGCACTACTCATCTCCCAGTACATGATTACTGTAAGAGCACAGCTGCTCAGGTGACTTTCCCCGAAAACAAGACCACACAGTCAATGTTTTCAGGGTGACCACTAGATGGTGCTATGCTGCCACAGATAGATGTCTCTTCCACTGTTCAATGCTCCTACCACTTTGTTGTTGTATCAACTAATAAATTGTACTGCTTAATAAATATTACTTTCAACAGTTCTACTAAGCTTCAGTATAGTTACAGCTAAATTCACCTCAAGTGAGACAATCACTGACCCTCAGTCTGTCATCAATAATGACTTGAGAGCCTGGGAAAAGGTCCAGCCCCTGACCCAAACATGGGTGTAACAGGCAAATAACAACAGCTATTACTGGTCCAATCCATtcaaaagagaaggagaaaagtAAATTCAAAATTGTAAGATGCTTACAATAGCTAACACAACAGTTTAAATTTGTTTAAATTTGGCTGGCTCACAGTTATGTTATTGGCACGCTTAAAGAACAGAGCTACTGATGGTGCGAACCCCACCATGGGCCTGTTAAGTGTCAGCCATTTGTTGTCTATTTTCATGCATTTTTCTTGTTTGGAACCACATAGCAACTGAGCCACCAACAGACAACAATAATCAACAAGCAGGGACACAGTGCTTTTGTCCCAGTCTTATCAGCCTTTTCCTTATTTGGCATTGCTCTGGTTATCGTCCAAACTAAAcctctttgttttcttcctgtCCTCCACACTTCCCTTAATGAGTGTTGCAGCACAAACTTTGCTGCTCTGAGAGTTTCAGATGGTTTGCTTTTGAGACAGACACGTGTGAATGGCTGAAAAGAGCTACATGTTGATGATTAGTCCCATAAATACATCATCTAAGCATGCATTCTAGCCCTtcgctccctctctcccatCCTGCCATTCCTGTCTGACTCGTTCCCTCTAGCGTTCAGCTTGGCAGACCATCTTGTTCCTCTATAAGGACATTTTCTAACCAAGCCTAATTTCCCTGTGATAAAATGAACTGCTCGTTGGACGTTCCCCCTGCTCTCCATGGTTGTGGGGAAAATATTTATCTTGAACATGGTGTTGCTGCTGAGTTACATGCTCCCGGTCACTGATGACACTGAGGGAAGAAAACCAGCAGAGGGGCTACTCTATCCATTTCATTAATGTTAGATTTAGTTTGTATCTTGTTTGAGCTTAACTGATGCTTTGCACAAGGTTAAGAAGTCAACTGTGCTTTAAATTCAGTGAATACTAATCAGTGGGTCCAGTGATTTTTAGTGTGATATTACCATAAGAAcgtcttttttctttcaaagaaACTATGACTTTATTGTAATAAAAAGCCTTACATTTTCCAGTGCACTTACTTattcaaacacatttttcatcacATCTCTGAGGATTAagttgaataataataataataaattagtgCCATGGggagagaaatagaaagaaGCGGAAACTATTTGAGCTCCTAGTCCATCCTTTGAGAAATAGTCAACTACTTACTGATAAATGATTAGGCAAGTtcctttttccaaaaatgttgacACTTTTTTCCACAAGAGACTTATATTGCTGCACCGACGACATCATGGTTTGAAAGAACAGGAAAGGCTTTGGAGGGTTGATGTGCGGTTTCAGTTAGGAAATGCTAAGGAAACACCTCACTGACATGATTTATCTTGTGAAAGGAAATTGAGTAAATCCTGTTATctaataatttgattacaaaacAAACCAACTAATTTCTTCATAGAGGCTGGGCTTTCCCTTGTTTATTTGCTGTCTTAATAGTAAGCTATTTACTTTGTGCATGAGGTTTGGCTTTGCAGTAATTTTGTCATCAAATAGCCTGGTTTCCATACTTCATATGTGCATGACGAATTTTTTGGTAACTAGACTAATATGTCATAATCTCATCATAGACACGCTAAAATCAGCCCACTACATATTGCAATATGAGATGTTATATCTGTATAGGATTTATATCCTAGCTAAACTGTTTCttataaaagacaaaagaagagtTGAAGGAGCTTTGTCACCTAAACTACATCTTTTGCCATATCTATTTTGAAGGTGTGTAAGAATAGTGGGTGGCTGTGCTTCTGAAATAAAATCTGAAGGgaatatactgtaaaaaaaaaattatgaacaTATTCTATAGCAAAGAATAGTTTAACCACACACATAAACTATATTAGGCTATATAGCCtaacaatacaaacaatatatatatatataattgccATATGCAtagcatgaaaagaaatttTGGTTTGTAATAACACTAATAATAAATCAGCCCTGAAAGTGAATTTATgaaaagtattttatttataacaCTAGCAGacaagaaaacaacacagaactcTCTAAATAGTGGGTTATCGCACACATTTTGTTATTAGAAAACATTTAGGGCCTATCGCAGTGATAGTTTATGTGTTTCCGattattgttttcttattttgatgcttattttttttaggcCAGATTTGACGGGACAATGGGGTTACACACGTGGAGTCACATATAAAAAGGACCTGCTGAACACGACAAATTGAATATAAGTTTTTCCTTTGTTACAGGAAACCCCTTTGCGAAACATTTGTCAAGTAGCCTATCCATCGTGTAGTCTCGGTCCTCCCTTTAGCCCCCCTTTGCATTGTTAAAAGGGGCGGTCTGGAAAGAGTCTAAGCGGAtcctgcggtgtgtgtgtgtgtgtgtgtgtgtgtgtgtgtgtgtgtgtgtgtgtgtgtgtgtgtgtgtgtgtgtgtgtgagagagagagagagagagagagagagagagagagagagagagagagagagagagcgaggctCCCGTTACGGCGCTTCTTGGTGTTGTGACCTGGTTGGACCGTTATTGTCACAGTGCGCGGAGCCAATACGACCGTCAGAGCATTTTTCGGGGATAAAGGCAAAACACATCCAGCGAAATGTCAAAGGTGGAAGGAGGAATGAAATGTGTGAAATACCTTTTGTTCGTCTTCAACTTTATATTCTGGGTAAGTGCATGTTCggcatgttagtgcatgtgtgtggcgATGGGATGCAAGTTGTGCGTAAATGAACACGATGCAAGTGCAGCAGTGCATATACTCAATCTGCACAGCTGACTTTCACACCCACGTGTTATTCTAGTTACGATGATCGAGGTTGTTGTAGGCATTCATCCTCTAGTATGCTTTATTTAGTTGCCGTCCGGCGTGGGTTTACCCTGCGTTGCGCGGAAAGGGTGACAGCCAGAGGCTTTTAGTTTTAGATCACCGGGCTCAAATCAGATTTTCCACAGAGGAAAAACCCGCTCCCCATTTCCCGGGGAAGCGTGTTTTTGAAAGGAAGACTGAATGAaaagacagggagagggagagatcgAGAGACAGCATGGAAAACAAACTCAGAAGTTGGCTCCCTGCACCACATAGCTCCATTAACAAAAAGTGCAGAGATGATTGATAAAATGAAGTTACAACCACCTTGGGGCACAAGATCCCCTAACTGGTTCCTATTGaaatttttaaaaagcagcacTTGGGCACTCAGAAGGAGGCACAAGAGAGTCACTTTACTCATGACAAACTGTCAGGTGGAtgtgaaaggtgtgtgtgtgtgtgtgtgtgtgtgtgtgtgtgtgtgtgtgtgtgtgtgtgtgtgtgtgtgtgtgtgtgtgtgtgtgtgtgtgtgtgctgcacacATGCTTTCCACATGTACCTTCATAAACCCTGACATCCTTGTTAAAGCATACTATAAATTAACACACTAATTTCAAGTCTACAAGAAGATGGTGgataacctgtgtgtgtgtgtgtgtgtgtgtgtgtgtgtgtgtgtgtgtgtgtgtgtgtgtgtgtgcgtgcgtgcgtgcgtgtgtgtgtgtatgtgtgtaaaggcGCACTTTGCCATATGTGTTCCACTGTTTTCGCTCCTCAGCTCAcgctcatttgtgtgtgtgtgtgtgtgtgtgtgtgtgtgtgtgtgtgtgtgtgtgtgtgtgtgtgagagtgaacgagagagagacattttccAACAAGCATCTGTGGAGTGGATCAGGCGCTGAGTGCAGCGTGAATGGATCCATTGTGACAGCAGGACAATAGCATAACTTCAGTCTGCTGCTCCTGCCTGGCTAAGCAGCAGAGCCCTAACGCTGCGGCCCCACCGGTCCCACCATTAAGTTATTCTATAAAGGAAGACAGCAAATGTGACAGGAGAGAAAAGGGTCATTGGGAGATTGAGAGGGATATTCAAATGCGTGTGCAAAAGAGAGACAGCTGACCGAGATAAAGATAGAAAATCAGATCAGTATGAGGATAGCGGGATATTCTATGGatgtgtgctgtctgtctgtgtgtgtgtgtgtgtgtgtgtgtgtgtgtgtgtgtgtgtgtgtgtgtgtgtgtgtgtgtgtgtaacatgtcACTTGACAGAACCACAGACAACACCTATATGGATGCTCCTCCACTTTACAAGTTCTGCACGTTCCCTGCACTCTTTTAGCTAAGAAAGAACTGTGATCACCCTCCGTTCATAATCCCAGCGTCCCAATCTCTCCCTGGGCTGCGGCCCCCCTCTGTTGATGGTGGAGTGAGAGATGATGAGAAgagtgtgtggaggaggggcaGATTTGTGGTTCCCTCAAATCCCCCCCATGAGCCCTGAGTGAACAGTAGAgcagagacaggcagacggCTCTTCTATTGGACACTGAATGTTGTCAACAGATGGGAGCTGTGATATATACTGACACTCACACActttaaacacaaaaaatgaagttgtttttacCTGAATGGCGAAGAGTGTCATACAATCATCCTTATTTGACACACCTAAAAAATGGTCATCAATTAATACTACGCACAAAGTGGGTCTGTGTTTATAAAACTCTCTGACTCCATGTCACAGCATCATCATATAGTGAGATTCCTGCAGGTCTCAAATACTGAACTGTCATTAATTTAATGCAGGCCAAGCTCTTGTATATGTTACACTGATAGCTGCAATACAACAGCTTGCAACAGAACATCAATACCTTGCTGGcttgtgtttgtctgctatAGTTCACTGACTGCCCTATTTAGTCAAACATTAAGCCCGTGAGGTAAACAGTGTGTAAACGTTGCAGCACGAAGCGTCTGATATGACACACTTTGGTAATGACTCCATATTGGCTTAATCATTCATTTGGTTAGTTAATGAAAAACAATTAGTTTAATAGTTACATGTCTTACAGAAATGAAATGTCTTCAAAACTCTTGAAAAGGCCACACCAGTGTTTCTTTTAGTCTTCTGGccaaaaacaacatacaaatacaatatctAAAGTGTGCATTAAGTTCTGTTCTGTCCTGGGTCCCATGTTTTTTGTAGGCTATATCAGCGATAAGTCGTTAGCTTCTTTTACGCAGAGATTTCGCTATACTACCATAAAGAAGATCCACCATTATGCAGGCATTGTTTTTTACGCTGAACCAAACAACATCAGCATAATTGTCTGTGTTCTGGAGGTTGATGTGTGCCACAACACTCCCCCACCCTCACCCTGTGGCAGAGTACAATAGAATTTACTCCACCCATAATTATCTCCCTCCTATTTACGCTTTCCTTCTGCCCATCATTTTGAATGTGTGCTTGTATTTGTTTTCCCAAACATATGCCAGACAGAAGACTATTTGTGACGAGCTTAAATCACTCACCAATTACTGCTGGGATTGAACAAGTAGTTCAcagatgttttattgttgtatttccTAAAAAATAAAGGTCTAGCCTAGAAAGTGTATACTGCCACAGACTGTCTCTGACCAAGACCACAGCCCTGTCAGCTCAGCCCATGTTTTCATGGAAATTCCCCTCACAAAACACTTTTTACTGCACTGTTAAAAAGTAGGCCTTGTTACTGTAAAAGAGCCTCAATAAAGCTCCGACAGAGAGATTTCCATCCCTGCCTACAAATATCCAGACATATGAACTATTCTTAGAGGTGTTAGgactaggggtgtcacgataccaaaaattcagtagtcggtgccaataccagtaaaataacacGATTCTCAATGCCAATTTCGAtaccacggtaaaaaaaaaaaaaggattttcttaaattccatgtactttaacttgaaacatgaacttctttattaaaatatttgaaaaatatcaaaatgtcataacaagacataaaaaaacatgcgcaatagagcatagaacaacataataaagGGAAATGAATGGTCATAGTGCAACAACTAGTGTCCCCAGACACATCTCAGGCTTCCAGGCATCTTTTCAAAAGGTtctgtgcaaaaacaacaacagtgcaaaacaaaacagtgtttctaacagttgcgtgaccagagacgttacaaaccccaggtaaatattggagatttatttgaaagatggagacagcttagagcccaaaaggacgccgagttggctaatttcctcctgaacaggtaactaagcattagcttcaggctaatttatcacagctacaagggacgtgcattttatgtcatttcaacatccgtgtactcacattgaattatatagctagagttggttacttgcaaaaacaattgagacacagccagtaaagtgatcccgactg
This genomic interval from Sander vitreus isolate 19-12246 chromosome 7, sanVit1, whole genome shotgun sequence contains the following:
- the ngfa gene encoding neurotrophin-7 isoform X1, which translates into the protein MSLSMNGCSSSTAAGRVPMRSSPLVLLLLIGVQAVLNMGGGLARCAGAANHKVGQQTAANHRAGQQQTAAGDHHCSQEHHRTSHDRTKRPHRAASHTQDKSPAVGHSMSNSPLDPSIPVVDPKLFSKRRYRSSPRVVFSEVAPSHDALEGEDYDIEGVRGVRVRRRAGSRTMHRGEYSVCDSINTWVGNLTQATDIAGNEVTVLPNVTINNVVKKQFFYETTCRSPTHRGSGTANGGRTGARGGKQSPRSGNSGCLGIDSRHWNSYCTNTHIFVSALTIFKERTAWRFIRINAACVCVLSRKSWAGRLGH
- the ngfa gene encoding neurotrophin-7 isoform X2, whose amino-acid sequence is MRSSPLVLLLLIGVQAVLNMGGGLARCAGAANHKVGQQTAANHRAGQQQTAAGDHHCSQEHHRTSHDRTKRPHRAASHTQDKSPAVGHSMSNSPLDPSIPVVDPKLFSKRRYRSSPRVVFSEVAPSHDALEGEDYDIEGVRGVRVRRRAGSRTMHRGEYSVCDSINTWVGNLTQATDIAGNEVTVLPNVTINNVVKKQFFYETTCRSPTHRGSGTANGGRTGARGGKQSPRSGNSGCLGIDSRHWNSYCTNTHIFVSALTIFKERTAWRFIRINAACVCVLSRKSWAGRLGH